A stretch of Colletotrichum lupini chromosome 2, complete sequence DNA encodes these proteins:
- a CDS encoding DNA/RNA non-specific endonuclease, producing MSKTTSIALMALGAGGGAALTASIYSMRSQKQPPTATTTAPTTTSSFSTAPTVPVPGTQVFTNPNAVPLPPSPSGGPGPVPVASGSPVDPAGIFEYGFPGPVADLATRQGLVSSFDRRTRNPHYVVEHITPASLAQRDGDRKHSVFLEDASVPEKFQAKLKDYFRSGYDRGHQVPAADCKWSQKAMDDTFYLTNMCPQVGDGFNRDYWAHFEDFCRRLTTRYPSVRIVTGPLYLPKRDPVDGKWYTKYEVIGNPPNVAVPTHFYKVIFAEDGKAGGNVAIGAFVMPNAPIPNSKPLSEFEMPLEAVERAAGLEFASKLAPQRRKRLCTEATCAIVVKEYADRQKQIGGGGKGRS from the coding sequence ATGTCGAAAACCACTTCCATCGCCCTCATGGCGCTAGGCGCCGGAGGCGGCGCCGCGCTCACGGCCTCGATCTACTCCATGCGCTCCCAAAAGCAACCTCCCACCGCGACGACAACGGCACCGACGAcaacctcctccttctcgacAGCTCCCACCGTCCCCGTCCCCGGCACCCAAGTCTTCACCAACCCCAACGCCGTCCCGCTCCCTCCCTCACCCTCCGGCGGCCCGGGTCCCGTTCCCGTAGCGTCAGGCAGCCCCGTCGACCCAGCAGGCATCTTCGAATACGGCTTCCCGGGTCCCGTAGCCGACCTCGCGACCCGGCAAGGGCTCGTCTCCTCCTTCGACCGCCGCACCCGCAACCCGCACTACGTCGTCGAGCACATCACACCCGCCTCCCTCGCCCAGCGCGACGGCGACCGCAAGCACAGCGTCTTCCTCGAAGACGCCTCCGTCCCCGAAAAGTTCCAGGCCAAGCTCAAGGATTACTTCCGCAGCGGCTACGACCGCGGCCACCAGGTCCCCGCCGCCGACTGCAAGTGGTCCCAAAAGGCCATGGACGACACCTTTTACCTCACAAACATGTGCCCGCAGGTCGGCGACGGCTTCAACCGCGACTACTGGGCCCACTTCGAGGACTTTTGCCGCCGCCTGACGACGCGGTACCCGTCTGTCCGCATCGTCACCGGACCCTTGTACCTCCCCAAGCGCGACCCCGTCGACGGCAAGTGGTACACCAAGTACGAGGTCATCGGCAACCCGCCCAACGTCGCCGTGCCGACGCACTTTTACAAGGTCATCTTCGCCGAGGACGGGAAGGCCGGCGGCAACGTCGCCATTGGCGCCTTCGTGATGCCCAACGCGCCCATCCCCAACAGCAAGCCGCTATCAGAGTTTGAGATGCCGCTCGAGGCCGTGGAGCGCGCTGCGGGACTCGAGTTCGCGAGCAAGCTTGCGCCGCAGCGCCGCAAGAGGCTCTGTACCGAGGCGACGTGCGCAATTGTCGTCAAGGAGTACGCGGATAGGCAGAAGCAGATTGGTGGTGGCGGCAAGGGCCGTTCATAG
- a CDS encoding S-formylglutathione hydrolase, which yields MATATFQTKATITSFGGQLLKLSHKSNSTGTDMAVNLYLPPQATTRAVPVLFYLSGLTCTPDNCTEKGFFQSQASARGLAVVYPDTSPRGLDLAGERDSWDFGEAASFYVDATREPFRQNYKMETYITKELPELLFREFAGKLDRSRISITGHSMGGHGALSLYLRHPGMYRSVSAFAPIANPSKCPWGEKAFTGYLGDDRAEWAKHDSTELVKNWSYGPLNALIDVRYQGLGDNFYIQKQLLPENFEKVVKEKNLQGLSLRYHYGYDHSYFFMASFAKDHVDHAAKHLGLGSAEHAVREGKEPKVKPGRNTKDVERTKRRCVRAVDM from the exons ATGGCCACCGCAACCTTCCAAACCAAGGCGACCATCACCTCCTTCGGGGGCCAGCTCCTCAAGCTCTCCCACAAGTCAAACTCCACCGGCACCGACATGGCCGTGAACCTCTACCTGCCCCCGCAGGCAACCACCCGCGCCGTCCCCGTCCTCTTCTATCTCTCGGGCCTGACCTGCACCCCGGACAACTGCACCGAAAAGGGCTTCTTCCAATCCCAGGCCTCCGCCCGCGGCCTCGCCGTCGTCTACCCAGACACCTCCCCGCGCGGCCTCGACCTCGCCGGCGAGCGCGATTCCTGGGACTTTGGCGAGGCGGCCTCCTTCTACGTCGACGCCACCCGCGAGCCCTTCCGCCAAAACTACAAAATGGAGACCTACATCACAAAGGAGCTCCCCGAGCTGCTCTTCCGCGAGTTCGCAGGCAAGCTCGACCGCTCCCGCATCTCCATCACGGGTCACTCCATGGGCGGCCACGGCGCGCTGTCGCTCTACCTCCGCCACCCGGGCATGTACCGCTCCGTCAGCGCCTTCGCCCCCATCGCCAACCCGTCAAAGTGCCCCTGGGGCGAGAAGGCCTTCACGGGATACCTCGGCGACGACCGCGCCGAGTGGGCCAAGCACGACTCCACCGAGCTCGTCAAGAACTGGAGCTACGGTCCCCTGAACGCCCTCATTGATGTC AGATACCAGGGCCTCGGTGACAACTTCTACATCCAGAAGCAACTGCTGCCCGAGAACTTTGAAAAGGTCGTCAAGGAGAAGAACCTCCAGGGTCTGAGCCTGAGATACCACTAC GGATACGACCACTCCTACTTCTTCATGGCCTCCTTCGCCAAGGACCACGTAGACCACGCTGCCAAGCACCTGGGTCTCGGCTCCGC GGAGCACGCAGTGAGGGAGGGAAAGGAACCAAAGGTCAAGCCGGGTCGGAATACCAAAGATGTCGAGAGGACAAAGAGACGTTGCGTGCGCGCAGTCGACATGTAG
- a CDS encoding spindle pole body interacting protein, with product MTLSSHMGFMTWEGGGEERGKGKRQEGTKGVLGGSREKKALPFQFHTLFPTHSSKAFSLSLADTAQLAHGYGSQLEPTLAVNYLPAYDTLTATLPVCVSVDCPPAGPGLSGSSEVRALKSSESESIRNHDLLYSSPLTSPERHTEGRQCPATTNQRSLSRQPIQGHTARPPPSISIRRPVWFAPREVKDTKNACGQPNKNRRDQKTRPNVEADHVSDIPALSPPRVPEGPSCFRWLAKTERIRLSSENASTRYPGLEYGYNYVLYRLANSVLPFPRTPCFVPIYPSVAALPPPPSRILHPGPSTRTRLQGRPTSNHLLYDFSDDDLANNHLIALVNVAASPSNVVGCEPLIFLGNCQQRAPTIVAFLDRRQTYFCCTSTNGPLDCIWMAVATGSLRNTLNPPATDFMASTQAALPFLTRNYSNTQTQCPPPPNGPWPSRRTSLSSFPASRSPSSMSNTSRPSRSPQPPPIAETDRSSNPSSKSKTPSTGVSSQHSSLSAPRRYNPDAHPPRKLRSQYPRGSTENHVEYILVASFDIDRGPVMEHQYPVSITGDEHMLAELMLPDQAHVRNQDWTIFFLHKDTSQEEEDEERKAKEARKRRRRRLRNRAAGIVDEEDDGADLDEHEGDLDDLDEYDDEDSDDGEPEGGEGPPLIYVLNLVNTKQDKTVKRGAVVKAMAICTRHPFLHIYKYFKAPVPETLAMLYEAVNAMDLSLMPKLSLLERHLLLASDNKDLFVEKFEQMIQMRITEDRGEHLSDQPFDASRDPPKLPGVSRAGTKAHVEGASQYSVPRDTHEFESRVMYKGIPIPIKVPVAVMPETVGDFSLIKLIQKFSEPQGKAPQPFPLHPQLTTNGPHTHPIIVLVNALLTQKRVIFLGHNMPSGEVAEAVLAACALASGGTLRGFTRHAFPYTDLTKIDDLLNVPGFIAGVTNPTFELHPEWWDVLCDLPTGRVKISGKIDSAPVTEGMVYFQQQNPSYAGLVGGTSKVAAESDLTGDAAFMQDILRSIAARHGERVIRAKWRDWVIKFTRIAAAFEESVYGASALYIGGDELEMGPVGVNGHGYVWPDEQSKHKELAGNVTRIEGWRNTRSYYSFIQDLALLYTVRPLKGLDLHHMHDRLRTQRLNPMQSKEIYAAFHKYVHSYDEICLLLSVAPESHAGLFYVALGLFHKDREVRLKTADLLERIGEHEAGQHWWKALSRFEKLAYNRIRKEMDAEMRAKLEKEGLSPEVEKRVS from the exons ATGACTCTCTCCAGCCACATGGGTTTCAT GACATGGGAAGGCGGGGGGGAGGAACGTGGAAAGGGGAAGAGGCAGGAGGGGACCAAGGGGGTCCTTGGGGGCAGCCGAGAAAAGAAGGCCCTGCCTTTCCAGTTccata CATTGTTCCCGACGCATTCGTCCAAGGCTTTCTCGCTTTCTCTCGCAGACACTGCCCAGTTGGCTCACGGATACGGATCCCAGCTTGAGCCCACACTCGCTGTCAACTACCTGCCTGCCTACGACACACTAACAGCAAC ATTGCCCGTCTGTGTGTCGGTCGATTGCCCACCAGCTGGCCCTGGCTTGTCTGGCTCCTCCGAGGTACGCGCGCTGAAGAGTTCTGAATCTGAATCTATCCGTAACCACGACCTGCTCTACTCGTCACCTTTGACTAGCCCCGAGCGACACACGGAGGGCCGCCAGTGTCCGGCGACCACCAACCAGAGGTCCTTGTCGCGGCAACCCATCCAGGGGCACACTGCAAGACCTCCCCCCTCCATCTCAATCCGACGCCCTGTTTGGTTCGCACCAAGAG AAGTCAAGGATACCAAGAACGCCTGCGGGCAACCCAATAAGAACCGACGAGACCAGAAGACCAGACCAAACGTCGAAGCAGATCATGTCTCG GATATACCTGCTCTCTCTCCCCCTCGTGTGCCGGAGGGGCCATCCTGTTTCCGCTGGTTGGCAAAGACTG AGCGCATTCGGCTATCGTCTGAGAACGCCTCCACGCGCTACCCTGGACTTGAATACG GATACAACTACGTACTATACCGCCTCGCCAACTCCGTCCTCCCGTTCCCTCGTACTCCGTGCTTTGTACCCATCTACCCTTCCGTCGCCGCCCTTCCCCCCCCTCCATCTCGCATCTTGCATCCTGGCCCATCGACTCGCACTCGGCTTCAAGGACGCCCGACCTCCAATCACCTATTGTACGATTTCAGCGACGACGACCTGGCAAATAATCACTTGATTGCCCTTGTTAATGTCGCAGCATCACCGTCGAATGTCGTTGGCTGCGAGCCGTTAATCTTTCTGGGAAATTGTCAGCAAAGGGCTCCCACCATCGTCGCATTTCTCGATCGGAGACAAACCTACTTTTGCTGCACCTCCACGAACGGACCTCTCGACTGCATTTGGATGGCTGTGGCTACCGGCAGCCTGCGCAACACCTTGAACCCCCCAGCTACCGACTT CATGGCTTCGACCCAAGCTGCGCTGCCGTTCCTCACGCGCAACTATTCAAACACGCAGACCCAGTGCCCTCCACCGCCCAACGGCCCTTGGCCTAGTCGTCGCACTTCACTCTCCAGTTTCCCAGCTTCGCGATCGCCTTCGTCAATGTCCAACACATCTCGCCCGTCGCGATCTCCCCAGCCGCCTCCCATTGCCGAGACGGACCGCTCCTCAAACCCGAGCTCAAAGTCAAAGACACCGTCCACTGGTGTCTCGTCACAACACTCGTCGCTGTCTGCCCCGAGGCGATACAATCCGGATGCGCATCCTCCCCGCAAGTTGCGCTCGCAATACCCGCGAGGTTCCACCGAGAACCATGTCGAGTACATCTTGGTGGCCTCGTTCGATATAGATCGGGGCCCGGTCATGGAGCACCAATACCCTGTTTCCATTACCGGCGACGAACATATGCTCGCAGAACTCATGTTGCCCGATCAGGCCCACGTTCGGAATCAGGACTGGACTATTTTCTTCTTACACAAGGACACGAgccaagaggaagaggacgaGGAACGTAAGGCGAAAGAGGCCAggaagaggagaagaaggcgtTTGCGCAATCGCGCTGCTGGCATCGTCGACGAGGAAGATGACGGCGCGGACTTGGACGAACATGAGGGGGACCTTGATGACTTGGACGAATACGACGACGAGGATTCGGACGACGGCGAACCCGAAGGCGGAGAAGGCCCGCCGTTGATCTATGTTCTGAACTTGGTCAACACAAAGCAGGACAAAACGGTCAAGAGAGGTGCTGTTGTCAAGGCGATGGCAATCTGCACGAGGCATCCCTTCCTGCATATATACAAG TACTTTAAGGCGCCCGTTCCCGAGACGCTGGCGATGCTCTACGAAGCCGTCAACGCAATGGACCTGTCTCTCATGCCGAAGCTTAGCCTACTTGAGAGGCACCTGCTTTTGGCTAGTGACAACAAAGATCTGTTCGTGGAAAAGTTTGAGCAAATGATTCAAATGCGGATAACCGAGGACCGCGGCGAACACCTCTCAGATCAGCCTTTCGATGCAAGTCGAGACCCTCCAAAACTGCCGGGTGTTTCTAGAGCAGGAACAAAAGCGCACGTCGAAGGTGCTTCGCAGTATTCGGTTCCAAGGGACACACACGAGTTTGAAAGCAGAGTCATGTACAAGGGCATACCAATTCCCATCAAAGTTCCCGTCGCTGTCATGCCGGAAACGGTGGGCGACTTTTCTTTGATCAAACTGATCCAGAAGTTTTCGGAGCCACAAGGCAAGGCGCCACAACCGTTCCCCTTGCATCCTCAATTGACGACAAACGGCCCGCATACGCACCCCATCATTGTATTGGTCAATGCGTTGTTGACGCAAAAGCGGGTGATCTTCCTGGGGCACAATATGCCATCAGGCGAGGTTGCGGAGGCAGTCTTGGCGGCCTGCGCCTTGGCATCCGGCGGTACGCTCAGGGGCTTCACGCGTCACGCGTTTCCTTATACCGACTTGACCAAGATTGATGATCTCCTCAATGTTCCCGGCTTCATTGCTGGAGTCACCAACCCGACATTCGAACTGCACCCCGAGTGGTGGGATGTATTGTGCGACTTGCCTACAGGCCGAGTCAAGATCAGTGGTAAGATCGATTCGGCTCCAGTGACGGAGGGAATGGTCTACTTTCAACAGCAAAACCCGTCATATGCTGGGCTTGTCGGAGGCACCTCCAAGGTCGCGGCCGAAAGTGATTTGACAGGCGACGCGGCTTTCATGCAAGATATCCTACGAAGTATCGCGGCAAGGCACGGTGAGAGAGTAATACGCGCCAAATGGCGAGACTGGGTTATCAAATTCACGCGAATCGCAGCTGCGTTTGAGGAAAGTGTGTACGGCGCAAGTGCTCTTTACATTGGCGGCGACGAACTAGAGATGGGTCCGGTGGGCGTGAACGGGCACGGCTACGTGTGGCCTGATGAACAATCGAAACACAAGGAGCTTGCGGGTAATGTGACGAGGATCGAAGGGTGGAGGAACACAAGGAGCTACTACAGCTTCATCCAG GATCTCGCACTGCTTTACACAGTGAGGCCGTTGAAGGGCCTCGACTTACACCACATGCACGACCGACTACGGACACAACGGCTCAACCCGATGCAAAGCAAGGAAATCTACGCAGCGTTTCACAAGTATGTCCACTCTTACGACGAGATCTGTTTGCTGTTGAGCGTTGCGCCAGAGTCGCATGCTGGCCTGTTCTACGTCGCACTTGGCCTCTTCCACAAGGACCGCGAAGTGCGCCTCAAGACGGCCGACCTGCTGGAACGCATTGGCGAGCACGAGGCGGGGCAGCACTGGTGGAAGGCTCTCAGCCGGTTCGAGAAACTGGCCTACAACCGCATTCGCAAGGAGATGGACGCCGAGATGCGGGCGAAGCTCGAAAAGGAGGGCTTGAGTCCCGAGGTGGAGAAACGGGTCAGCTAG
- a CDS encoding tetratricopeptide, protein MKLFAKKSSKKQGQDDDDNHQESSYFPSSEASSPTKSPTKPRSPIKSPTKFPTKKPSQPASPGPRETKPSRTSRTFGRHPTDPGSRRSSKIDLDSHPLNLPPEERAKRLSALSAMSGNAMDIDRESSAAPSSPPAAAAPAAAAPQPSAQTSFSVPKPNGINTNINGNGDAPAPPPHKSNPSSPVPTTEDEAEAYKAAGNKFFKEKDYKNAILQYSKAIELVPDSATYLSNRAAAYMSNTQYEYALDDCTRASDLDPENPKILLRLARIYTSLGQPQEALLVFGRINPPPSAKDQAPAKEMLKHVNAAQSALRDGTAGSMVLHALDQAERQLGFGASRPRKWQLMRGEAYLKMGTVNALGEAQNLAMGLLRGNSQDPEALVLRGRALYAQGENDKAVSHFRKAISCDPDMRDAVKYLRIVQKLDRMKEEGNQDYKMGRWQSAIEKYSAALEVDPANRGTNSKILQNRALCKIKLKEYDAAIADCERAISLDSTYLKARKTKANAYGQAGKWEDAVKEWKNIQELDPEDRSIAKEVRRAELELKKSQRKDYYKILGVEKDADDNQIKKAYRKLAIIHHPDKNPNDEQAAERFKDIGEAYETLSDSQKRASYDSGEDLMDPSDMFSHGGGMGGMGGMGGMHGGIDPEILFNMMGGGGGFGGGGGFNGGGFPGGGGGGAHFNFADGGGRPRGGGGAGGFGGRGFNFST, encoded by the exons ATGAAGCTCTTCGCAAAGAAATCGTCCAAGAAGCAAGGTcaggacgacgacgacaaccaCCAAGAATCGAGCTACTTCCCCTCCTCTGAAGCTTCTTCTCCCACAAAGTCGCCCACAAAGCCCCGGTCGCCCATCAAGTCGCCGACAAAATTCCCCACCAAAAAACCCTCCCAACCTGCATCCCCAGGCCCTCGGGAGACAAAGCCGTCGCGCACTTCCCGCACCTTTGGCCGCCACCCCACCGATCCCGGCTCACGAAGGAGCAGCAAAATCGACCTCGATTCTCACCCCCTCAATCTCCCTCCTGAAGAACGTGCAAAGAGACTTTCTGCACTCTCAGCCATGAGTGGAAACGCCATGGATATCGACCGTGAGTCGAGCGCGGCGCCTTCTTCGCctcctgctgctgccgctcccgctgctgctgcaccCCAACCCTCTGCGCAGACTTCCTTCTCCGTGCCCAAGCCAAACGGTATCAACACCAATATTAACGGCAATGGCGATGCTCCAGCCCCTCCCCCTCACAAGTCCAACCCCTCCAGTCCAGTCCCCACGACTGAGGACGAGGCCGAGGCCTACAAGGCTGCTGGCAACAAGTTCTTCAAGGAGAAGGACTACAAGAATGCCATTCTTCAATACTCCAAGG CCATCGAGTTGGTCCCCGATTCGGCTACCTATCTGAGCAACCGCGCTGCTGCATACATGTCCAATACCCAGTACGAGTACGCCCTCGATGACTGCACCCGTGCCTCCGACTTGGACCCTGAGAACCCCAAGATCCTCCTCCGACTTGCTCGCATCTACACCAGCTTGGGACAGCCCCAAGAGGCCCTGCTCGTCTTCGGTCGCATCAACCCCCCTCCTTCAGCCAAGGACCAGGCTCCGGCCAAGGAGATGCTGAAGCACGTCAACGCTGCGCAGAGTGCCTTGAGAGACGGCACTGCTGGATCAATGGTGCTCCACGCCCTCGACCAGGCCGAGCGTCAGCTTGGCTTCGGAGCCTCCAGACCCCGCAAGTGGCAGCTGATGCGTGGTGAGGCGTACCTCAAGATGGGTACCGTCAACGCCCTCGGCGAGGCGCAGAATCTTGCCATGGGCCTGTTGAGAGGCAACAGCCAGGACCCCGAGGCCCTGGTGCTCCGCGGTCGTGCCCTCTACGCCCAGGGTGAGAACGACAAGGCTGTCAGCCACTTCCGTAAGGCCATCAGCTGCGACCCCGACATGCGGGATGCGGTTAAGTACCTCAGAATCGTGCAGAAGCTCGACCGCATGAAGGAGGAGGGTAATCAAGACTACAAGATGGGTCGCTGGCAGTCCGCCATTGAGAAGTACAGCGCTGCGCTCGAGGTTGATCCCGCCAACCGTGGCACCAACTCCAAGATTCTGCAGAACAGAGCGCTGTGCAAGATCAAGCTCAAGGAGTACGACGCAGCCATTGCTGACTGCGAGCGCGCCATCAGCTTGGACTCAACATACCTCAAGGCTCGCAAGACCAAGGCCAACGCATATGGCCAGGCAGGCAAGTGGGAGGATGCTGTGAAGGAGTGGAAGAACATCCAGGAGTTGGATCCTGAGGACCGTAGCATCGCCAAGGAGGTGCGCCGGGCTGAGCTGGAGCTGAAGAAGAGCCAGCGCAAGGACTACTACAAGATCCTCGGGGTTGAGAAGGACGCGGATGATAACCAGATCAAGAAGGCCTACCGCAAGCTAGCCATCATTCACCACCCGGACAAGAACCCCAACGACGAACAGGCTGCTGAGCGCTTCAAGGATATTGGAGAAGCCTATGAGACCCTGAGTGACTCTCA GAAGCGTGCCAGCTACGACAGCGGCGAGGACCTTATGGACCCGTCTGACATGTTCAGCCACGGTGGTGGCATGGGCGGCATGGGAGGTATGGGCGGTATGCACGGCGGCATCGACCCCGAGATCCTCTTCAACATGATgggtggtggcggcggcttcggcggcggtggcggctTCAATGGAGGCGGCTTCCCCGgcggaggtggtggtggtgcgcACTTCAACTTTGCCGACGGTGGTGGCCGCCCTCGTGGAGGTGGCGGTGCCGGCGGCTTCGGCGGACGCGGTTTCAACTTCTCGACCTGA
- a CDS encoding transcription factor subunit Med10, whose amino-acid sequence MAPIDKPTPEELEQQLKDTIQDLYQILVQVTTYNATPSAPTAPALADSVQALSHSLQRVHMTATAGAPPSPDLPGALPKIPPELVQYVENGRNPDIYTREFVELVRRGNQLMKGKMNAFAQFRDVLADHVERGMPELREDVGRVLEGGKVVGSGKPGGAL is encoded by the exons ATGGCGCCGATAGACAAACCAACCCCCGAAGAGCTGGAAC AGCAACTAAAAGACACGATTCAAGACCTCTACCAAATCCTAGTCCAAGTAACAACCTACAACGCGACCCCTTCCGCGCCCACCGCCCCGGCCCTCGCAGACTCGGTCCAAGCCCTCTCGCACTCCCTCCAGCGCGTCCACATGACCGCCACGGCAGGCGCCCCGCCCTCCCCCGACCTCCCCGGCGCGCTGCCGAAGATCCCGCCCGAGCTGGTGCAGTACGTCGAGAACGGGCGGAACCCGGACATCTACACGCGCGAGTTTGTGGAGCTCGTGAGGCGCGGGAATCAGCTCATGAAGGGCAAGATGAATGCGTTTGCGCAGTTTCGGGACGTCCTTGCGGATCATGTCGAGAGGGGCATGCCGGAGTTGAGGGAGGATGTCGGGCGGGTGCTTGAGGGGGGCAAGGTTGTCGGGAGCGGGAAGCCTGGTGGCGCGCTGTGA